One stretch of Podospora bellae-mahoneyi strain CBS 112042 chromosome 2, whole genome shotgun sequence DNA includes these proteins:
- the CEX1 gene encoding Nuclear aminoacylation-dependent tRNA export pathway component (EggNog:ENOG503NV55; COG:T), with the protein MDFLKSAVASAMAAKGPPFPYNFGDKVDLDPSIWTLYNGTRREDGSDCSIFSFEIAANRSALLLARNALKKLRTLRHPGVIKVLDTVESETYIYIATERLVPLRWHVKRKSLSPETAKWGLYSIARTVKFINDEASSVHGNLKVASVYTTESGEWKLGGFEVLSNVKDDEAVIYTYGSLVPDSGRYTPPELAKSGWDAIKRSPHSAVDAYDFGALIFEIFNGSFSSDQAGQTKNIPPSLHPSYKRLANPNPKARLTVAHFLEQGRRNGSFFDTPLIKLTEGVENLGVKTEEEREAFLDDLDQLTDDFPEDFFKMKVLPELLKSVEFGGGGPKAFGLVMKIATKLSNEDFDAKVLPVLLRLFGNPDRAIRVCLLDNLPLMIDRLSQKTVNDKIFPQIVTGFTDVAPVVREQTLKSVLTIITKLSDRTINGELLKYLAKTANDEQPGIRTNTTICLGKIAKYLGTSSRSKVLIAAFSRSLRDPFIHARNAALMALSVTSEHFSDEDCATRVLPAICPSLIDKEKLIRDQAVKTLDVYVQRIKKAVESMPETALPPESAISGNPRMGTPQAEAAAGWAGWAISSFTNKLSAAAGDITSSNGASSVPASSSAPPSRPSTAAPITSNSSASPLYRQAVKSPPPSAPLTRNPSTTGELFFPEDGNNDDGADFDAWGDMGDMDDDDPSTSNKMTASISSNQSNDNPFAEPSSSKKKSAVTTTASSKPFDDGSEPDFAGWLAQQAEKKKGGVLGGSKALPKGLGKTTTVTTAKKTTVPVKSKPVVVKKKIDTKPKDDDGDDGWGGW; encoded by the exons ATGGACTTTCTCAAATCCGCCGTCGCTTCGGCGATGGCAGCGAAGGGACCGCCATTCCCCTATAATTTTGGCGATAAAGTCGACCTTGACCCCTCTATATGGACTCTGTACAATGGCACTCGGCGG GAAGATGGTTCCGATTGCAGTATCTTCTCATTCGAAATCGCCGCGAATCGATccgccctccttctcgccaGAAATGCGCTGAAGAAGCTCCGAACACTACGACACCCGGGTGTAATAAAGGTGCTGGATACGGTGGAG TCAGAGACGTATATATACATCGCAACGGAACGCCTAGTACCTCTGCGATGGCACGTTAAACGAAAGAGTCTAAGTCCTGAGACGGCGAAATGGGGTCTTTACAGCATCGCG CGAACCGTCAAATTCATCAATGATGAGGCCTCGTCAGTCCATGGCAACTTGAAGGTCGCTTCTGTTTACACCACAGAAAGTGGCGAGTGGAAGCTTGGTGGTTTTGAGGTTTTGAGTAATGTTAAAGATGACGAGGCTGTGATCTAT ACATATGGCAGTCTTGTCCCAGACTCAGGACGGTATACACCGCCTGAGCTAGCAAAATCGGGATGGGATGCGATCAAGCGCAGTCCTCACTCTGCTGTAGATGCGTACGACTTCGGTGCGCTGATCTTCGAGATTTTCAATGGCAGTTTCAGCAGTGACCAGGCTGGGCAGACGAAGAATATACCGCCCAGTCTTCACCCAAGCTATAAGCGTCTCGCCAACCCAAATCCCAAGGCCCGACTCACAGTGGCTCACTTCCTTGAACAAGGCCGTCGAAATGGGTCGTTCTTCGACACGCCTCTAATCAAACTAACCGAGGGAGTTGAAAATCTCGGGgtgaagacggaggaggaaagagaagCGTTTCTTGA TGATCTCGATCAGCTCACCGATGATTTTCCGGAGGACTTTTTCAAAATGAAAGTCTTGCCAGAGCTATTGAAATCAGTGGAATTTGGAGGCGGCGGTCCCAAAGCCTTCGGACTCGTCATGAAAATCGCCACGAAGTTATCGAATGAGGATTTTGACGCCAAGGTCCTTCCCGTGCTTCTTCGACTGTTTGGGAACCCTGACAGAGCTATCAGGGTGTGCTTACTTGACAATTTGCCCCTCATGATTGACAGGCTCTCGCAAAAAACAGTCAATGACAAGATCTTTCCACAAATA GTTACGGGGTTTACAGATGTAGCACCAGTTGTCAGAGAACAGACACTCAAGTCTGTCCTCACAATCATCACCAAACTTTCCGACAGAACTATCAACGGCGAATTGCTAAAGTACTTGGCCAAAACAGCCAATGACGAGCAGCCCGGTATTCGCACAAATACTACGATTTGTCTTGGGAAAATTGCCAAGTATCTGGGGACTTCTTCCCGTTCCAAGGTTCTCATAGCGGCCTTTAGTCGCTCACTTCGCGATCCATTCATTCACGCTCGAAACGCTGCCCTGATGGCTCTGTCTGTCACATCGGAGCACTTCTCCGACGAAGACTGCGCGACTCGCGTTCTTCCAGCCATCTGCCCGTCGCTCatcgacaaggagaagcttATTCGAGACCAAGCAGTCAAGACACTGGACGTGTACGTCCAAAGGATCAAGAAGGCAGTCGAAAGCATGCCCGAGACAGCTCTACCACCAGAAAGCGCGATCTCTGGGAACCCCAGGATGGGCACACCCCAAGCAGAGGCAGCAGCCGGCTGGGCAGGCTGGGCCATTTCGTCTTTTACAAACAAGCTCTCCGCTGCAGCAGGGGATATTACTTCCTCCAACGGGGCATCCTCTGTCCCAGCTTCCTCGtctgctcctccctcgcgcccatcaacagcagctccCATCACGTCCaactcctcggcctcgccacTCTACCGGCAAGCAGTCaaatcccctcctccatcagcacCCCTCACCCGAAACCCATCGACAACAGGCGAGTTGTTTTTCCCAGAGGACGGCAACAACGATGATGGTGCCGACTTTGACGCGTGGGGTGATATGGGCGACATGGACGACGATGATCCATCCACTTCGAACAAGATGACTGCCTCGATATCGAGCAATCAGTCAAACGACAATCCGTTTGCGgagccatcatcgtcaaagAAGAAATCTGCAGTAACGACAACGGCATCAAGTAAACCGTTTGATGATGGCTCGGAGCCAGATTTCGCAGGGTGGTTGGCGCAgcaggcggagaagaagaagggaggagTGTTGGGGGGGAGTAAAGCTTTGCCGAAGGGGTTGGGTAAAACTACCACTGTGACGACAGCAAAGAAGACGACAGTGCCGGTGAAGAGTAAGCCAGttgtggtgaagaagaaaattgataccaagcccaaggatgatgatggagacgatgggtggggtgggtggtga
- a CDS encoding hypothetical protein (EggNog:ENOG503P8YY): MDHKTAELAATTERPKTKKRQYYEKSALLPSSSARTVLRVSASTASHEEGSREATAAMSDSQSSAPRRPLEEPLCPEHLRLLKGNSRPRAPAGPTSLPSVTANLAPSSKPNPKKTLERPATLMRKTASSGFPHSDSKHGTPPFLPPKTKGSSSSLPPEQRPVINTMASTTVASARSQLPPAPARAYTAPISPTLLKDMEPPKKRQKISPILSQSNESRLNGAGASADSLSAPDSTEKRPEKERRTGLKQSKPSAKEPVRKMAPMRALKFADELDNDLARPSVSGTTATSPINGSAEVISQRNPPSRSVSLNLDQRGHIDQREIDSSLPPHPSKPTLTSRHESLEIFATTSSVGPSSHQPRTDYFFLEKRPSTSKRDDSSESPPIPPTETNHSTANSVSTPPRVKKTKKLVITTKARPPAKATRPVTPTDLDYFIYSQPGASTPPPGLEIPGLNKPPPASPSAVSSTVSQQPPKAKPVEDEPLALDIDPRIHYPRAHSLAWHAMKAQEIEARGTRKQRFGKAAQSLKKQMEAQAELNIPWEETLPDIIQENLAWVGALKSLRGIMPTPAVEAEGGGDPMDLCTNEAIAKSANGSGTSGPVVNGVERKIRKMKRTGSGLSVVSRDGVLSFGDRNGQGSGSVNGSFELSEYGMN; encoded by the exons ATGGACCATAAAACCGCTGAGCTGGCT GCCACTACCGAAAGACCCAAG ACCAAGAAACGCCAGTACTATGAGAAGTCGGCATTGTTACCCTCATCGTCTGCGCGGACCGTTTTGCGAgtctcggcctcgacagcctccCATGAAGAGGGCTCACGAGaggccaccgccgccatgtCTGATTCACAGTCGTCTGCGCCCCGTCGTCCTCTT GAAGAGCCCCTGTGCCCTGAGCACCTTCGACTTTTGAAAGGAAATAGCCGCCCTCGAGCGCCTGCCGGGCCCACGTCACTTCCCAGCGTGACCGCCAATTTGGCTCCGTCGTCAAAGCCAAACCCGAAAAAGACGCTGGAACGACCAGCTACTCTTATGCGTaaaacagcctcctccggctTTCCCCACTCCGACTCCAAGCACGGCACACCACCATTCCTCCCGCCAAAGACCAAAGGGAGCTCGTCATCTCTACCTCCAGAGCAAAGGCCAGTGATCAACACGATGGCTTCGACGACAGTGGCCTCTGCTCGGTCCCAACTTCCACCGGCGCCAGCCCGCGCCTATACCGCGCCCATAAGCCCTACTTTGTTGAAAGATATGGAGCCTCCAAAAAAGCGACAAAAGATTTCCCCAATCCTGTCGCAGTCAAATGAGTCTAGGCTCAACGGGGCAGGTGCGTCTGCAGACTCGCTCTCTGCTCCGGATTCCACAGAAAAGCGGCCAGAAAAGGAGCGGAGGACGGGTCTGAAGCAGAGTAAGCCAAGTGCGAAAGAACCTGTCAGAAAAATGGCGCCTATGAGGGCCCTTAAGTTCGCCGACGAGCTAGATAATGACCTTGCACGCCCATCTGTCAGTGGGACCACGGCAACGTCACCAATCAATGGCTCAGCGGAGGTTATTTCCCAGCGGAATCCTCCCTCTAGATCGGTCTCCTTGAATCTGGATCAAAGGGGTCACATTGACCAAAGGGAGATTGACTCTAgtctcccccctcatcctaGCAAACCCACCTTGACATCTCGTCACGAGTCGCTGGAGATATTTGCCACTACGTCCAGTGTCGGGCCCAGTTCTCATCAACCGAGGACGGACTACTTTTTCCTGGAGAAGAGGCCCTCAACAAGTAAGCGTGACGATTCTTCAGAGTCCCCTCCAATACCTCCTACAGAGACAAACCACTCTACAGCAAACAGCGTAAGCACTCCACCGAGGGTGAAAAAAACCAAGAAACTCGTCATCACTACCAAGGCGCGACCGCCAGCCAAGGCGACTCGTCCGGTCACTCCAACAGATCTAGACTATTTCATATACTCTCAGCCAGGGGCATCCACCCCGCCTCCCGGCTTGGAGATTCCAGGcctcaacaaaccccctccgGCCTCGCCGTCTGCTGTCTCATCGACAGTCTCGCAGCAGCCACCAAAGGCAAAACCAGTAGAAGATGAGCCTCTCGCTCTGGACATCGATCCTAGAATACACTACCCGCGGGCTCATTCTCTAGCATGGCACGCGATGAAGGCCCAGGAGATCGAAGCTCGGGGGACGAGAAAGCAGCGGTTTGGCAAGGCAGCACAAAGTCTGAAAAAGCAGATGGAAGCGCAGGCTGAGTTGAATATACCTTGGGAGGAGACCTTACCTGATATTATTCAGGAAAACCTGGCTTGGGTGGGGGCGTTGAAGAGCCTGAGGGGCATAATGCCTACACCGGCAGTGGAAGctgagggtggaggagaccCGATGGATCTCTGCACGAATGAGGCGATTGCAAAATCTGCGAATGGGAGTGGGACGAGTGGTCCTGTGGTCAATGGAGTGGAGAGAAAGATACgaaagatgaagaggacgggGAGCGGACTGAGCGTTGTGAGTCGAGATGGGGTTTTGAGTTTTGGGGACCGGAACGGGCAAGGGAGCGGAAGTGTAAATGGGAGCTTTGAGCTGAGCGAGTATGGTATGAACTGA
- the ACO2 gene encoding aconitate hydratase (COG:C; COG:E; EggNog:ENOG503NV5K) has protein sequence MRPIDLASRSGVALRRAFQTQQLCQAAGSRQYSNITSLPPTYEKLHSKYTEVRRVLGAQRLTLAEKILYSHLDNAEESLLNNTNNGRDIRGKANLKLKPDRVNMQDASAQMALLQFMSCNLPQTAIPASIHCDHLIVGSKGADDDLQAGIQTNHEVFDFLESAAKKYGLDFWAPGAGIIHQTVLENYAIPGLMMLGTDSHSPNAGGLSTITIGVGGADAVEALVGAPWELKAPKVLGVRLTGKLSNWASPKDLILHLAGLLTVRGGTGYIVEYSGPGVETLSCTGMATICNMGAEIGATTSIFPYTEASARYLEATRREQAVKNAAAFQNFPGAGASEDAYFRFKADEGAQYDELIEIDLSKLEPHINGPHTPDLSTPLSQFKSTVQEQKWPEKLSAGLIGSCTNSSYEDMTRVESIVRAAEEAGLKPKADFYVTPGSEQIRATLERDGTLQTFEKAGGIVLSNACGPCIGQWKRQDGVEKGTVNAILTSYNRNFRGRNDGNLDTMNFLASPEIVTAMAYAGSTTFNPVTDSLTTPDGKEFKFPAPHGLEGPKTPFDIGKDVFKVASQPPNPNEKVAISPTSERLALLEPFEPFPNSDLSGLKVLVKVSGKCTTDTISAAGPWLKYKGHLPNISANTLNTAVNAETGEVNVAYDLDGSKHTIPELAKLWKERNQPWLVVAEHNYGEGSAREHAALQPRYLGARIIVCKSFARIHETNLKKQGVVPLTLANEQDYDKIAAGDEVATVGLYDMLQNGGKGEVQLKVTKKGTGEEFLVPVKHQVSKDQAGFILAGSALNLLSKSASV, from the exons ATGAGGCCAATCGACCTTGCCAGCCGCTCGGGCGTTGCCCTGAGA AGGGCCTTCCAAACCCAGCAGCTTTGCCAAGCAGCGGGCTCGAGACAATACTCCAAtatcacctccctcccaccaacatATGAGAAGCTGCACAGCAAGTACACTGAGGTCCGCAGAGTGCTGGGCGCCCAGCGGCTTACGCTGGCCGAGAAGATCCTCTACAGCCATCTCGACAATGCCGAGGagtccctcctcaacaacaccaacaatgGCCGCGATATCAGAGGCAAGGCGaacctcaagctcaagcccGACAGAGTCAACATGCAGGACGCCTCGGCTCAGATGGCTCTCCTGCAGTTCATGTCGTGCAACCTCCCCCAGACCGCCATTCCCGCGAGTATTCACTGCGACCACCTGATCGTGGGTAGCAAAGGTGCCGATGACGATTTGCAAGCTGGTATTCAGACCAACCACGAGGTCTTTGACTTCCTTGAGTCGGCTGCCAAGAAGTACGGGTTGGATTTCTGGGCTCCGGGTGCTGGTATCATTCACCAGACTGTCTTGGAGAACTACGCCATCCCCGGTTTGATGATGCTCGGTACCGATTCTCACAGCCCCAACGCCGGTGGCTTGTCTACTATCACcattggtgttggtggtgccgaTGCCGTCGAGGCTCTTGTCGGTGCTCCATGGGAACTCAAGGCTCCCAAGGTCCTTGGTGTCAGACTCACCGGTAAGCTTAGCAACTGGGCTTCTCCCAAGGATCTGATCCTGCACCTGGCTGGCCTCTTGACAGTCCGTGGCGGTACTGGTTACATTGTCGAGTACTCGGGTCCTGGTGTTGAGACACTGAGCTGCACTGGTATGGCTACCATTTGCAACATGGGCGCTGAGATTGGTGCCACCACATCCATCTTCCCCTACACCGAGGCCTCAGCCAGATACCTCGAGGCTACTCGCAGAGAGCAGGCTGTCAAGAATGCTGCCGCTTTTCAGAACTTCCCAGGCGCGGGCGCCTCTGAGGATGCGTACTTCAGGTTCAAGGCCGACGAGGGTGCGCAATACGACGAACTCATCGAAATCGACCTGTCCAAGCTCGAGCCCCATATTAATGGTCCCCATACTCCCGATCTTTCCACTCCCCTGTCCCAATTCAAGAGCACAGTTCAGGAGCAGAAGTGGCCCGAGAAGCTTTCGGCCGGTCTCATTGGTAGCTGCACCAACAGCTCGTATGAGGACATGACCCGTGTCGAAAGCATTGTGAgggctgctgaggaggctgGACTGAAGCCTAAGGCTGATTTCTACGTCACTCCTGGCAGTGAGCAGATTCGTGCCACCCTCGAGAGAGACGGCACCCTTCAGACCTTCGAAAAGGCCGGCGGCATTGTGCTGTCCAACGCCTGCGGTCCCTGCATTGGTCAGTGGAAGCGCCAGGATGGTGTCGAGAAGGGCACAGTCAACGCCATTCTCACCTCTTACAACCGCAACTTCCGCGGCCGTAACGACGGTAACCTAGACACCATGAACTTCCTAGCCTCGCCCGAGATCGTTACCGCCATGGCCTACGCCGGttccaccaccttcaaccccgTAACCGACTCCCTTACCACCCCCGATGGCAAGGAGTTCAAGTTCCCTGCTCCCCACGGTCTCGAGGGACCCAAGACTCCCTTCGACATTGGCAAGGATGTCTTTAAGGTCGCCTCCcagccccccaaccccaacgaaAAGGTCGCCATCTCTCCTACCTCGGAGCGTCTTGCCCTTCTGGAGCCCTTTGAGCCCTTCCCCAACTCTGACCTTTCCGGTCTCAAGGTCTTGGTCAAGGTATCGGGCAAGTGCACAACCGACACCATCTCCGCCGCCGGGCCCTGGCTCAAGTACAAAggccacctccccaacatctcggccaacaccctcaacacGGCCGTCAACGCTGAGACGGGTGAGGTCAACGTCGCCTACGATCTCGACGGATCCAAGCACACCATCCCCGAGCTGGCCAAGCTCTGGAAGGAGCGCAACCAGCCTTGGCTCGTGGTCGCCGAGCACAACTACGGCGAGGGTTCCGCCCGCGAGCATGCTGCTCTGCAGCCCCGCTACCTCGGCGCCAGGATCATCGTGTGCAAGTCATTCGCCCGCATTCACGAAACCAACCTCAAGAAGCAGGGTGTTGTCCCCCTGACGCTAGCCAACGAGCAGGATTATGATAAGATTGCTGCCGGTGACGAGGTTGCTACTGTGGGCTTGTATGACATGCTCCAGAATGGTGGAAAAGGCGAGGTCCAGCTCAAGGTTACCAAGAAGGGTACCGGTGAGGAGTTTTTGGTCCCTGTCAAGCACCAGGTTAGCAAGGACCAGGCTGGGTTTATTTTGGCGGGGAGCGCGTTGAATCTGTTGAGTAAGAGTGCTTCTGTTTAG